One genomic segment of Bifidobacterium breve DSM 20213 = JCM 1192 includes these proteins:
- a CDS encoding cation transporter, with amino-acid sequence MPAQKLLERKALIVGIVVNVLQVFAGMAVFFMTGLKAMFLDFSFTAISVLSGLVAVYLSTRTVRTTERFPNGLFALEPIYAICKAIFTMSLLVYSLIDVCRVAYDYFVFGSGERIETGPVVIYEILTVIVCFSLYMYYRRSNRAIGNSSTMLTAECKSTLVDGSMSFGIGVVAVFLMLLPAGGPLDFLHYTGDFFITVALVVLTIREPFSVLKEAFVELVGGVHDDDETNAYVEAEAQRHLPANTEYEQTLIFKTGMNYTVDVYLAGTGETIDVSDLIERKRSLEKELAKRLHLVDVDFVFD; translated from the coding sequence ATGCCCGCCCAAAAACTCCTTGAACGCAAAGCTCTGATCGTTGGCATAGTCGTCAACGTTCTTCAGGTGTTCGCCGGAATGGCTGTGTTCTTCATGACTGGCCTTAAGGCCATGTTCCTTGATTTCTCCTTCACCGCAATCTCCGTCCTTTCCGGACTGGTGGCGGTGTACCTTTCGACGCGCACGGTGCGTACCACTGAGCGCTTCCCCAATGGCCTATTCGCGTTGGAGCCTATCTACGCGATCTGCAAGGCCATCTTCACCATGTCGTTGTTGGTGTATTCGCTGATCGACGTGTGCCGAGTGGCTTATGACTACTTCGTGTTCGGGTCCGGCGAACGCATCGAAACCGGCCCGGTGGTCATTTACGAGATCCTGACCGTGATTGTCTGCTTCAGCCTGTACATGTACTATCGGCGCTCGAACCGTGCCATCGGCAACTCCAGCACCATGCTCACCGCCGAATGCAAAAGCACGCTGGTCGACGGCTCGATGTCCTTCGGCATTGGTGTGGTCGCCGTATTCCTGATGCTGCTGCCGGCTGGCGGACCGCTTGACTTCCTGCATTACACCGGCGATTTCTTCATCACCGTGGCGTTGGTGGTGTTGACCATCCGCGAACCGTTCAGCGTGCTGAAGGAGGCGTTCGTGGAATTGGTCGGTGGCGTGCATGACGACGACGAGACCAATGCCTACGTGGAAGCCGAGGCGCAGCGGCACCTGCCTGCCAATACCGAGTATGAGCAGACGCTGATTTTCAAAACCGGCATGAACTACACGGTGGATGTGTATTTGGCCGGCACTGGCGAGACCATCGATGTGTCTGATCTCATCGAACGCAAGCGCTCGTTGGAAAAGGAACTCGCCAAGCGCCTGCACCTCGTGGACGTAGACTTCGTTTTCGACTGA
- the cysS gene encoding cysteine--tRNA ligase, giving the protein MGNSQEPQDFNISVMPSSLTPVHVAKAAEGLNLYDTASHQVSHFVPLKPGEVGIYVCGATVQSSPHIGHIRAAVAFDIVRRWFLKLGYKVTFVRNVTDIDDKILDKAATAGQRWWARAYYYEREFTEAYNTLGVLPPTVEPRATGHMSDMIDLIQRILDNGHGYVVTDADGKPTGNVYFDVASWPHYGELTHQKQTAEVDEAAAVADRMGPSVDATGDDKYNPVDPADASPDKHDPRDFALWKAPKDTDPEDARWSTPFGVGRPGWHIECSAMSHRYLGDGFDIHGGGLDLRFPHHENEMAQTRAAGYPSAARWMHSAWVTAKGEKMSKSLGTGLSVPSVLAENSAWVVRYALGSVQYRSMLEWSDQALVEAQAAYDRVSNFIERAGVALGGQPSREEVTGISADDLPTDFVAAMNDDVNVSGATAAIFTTIRSGNTLLSQLADRADSEAVQAEVRETLLAVRAMLDTLGLDPLAEPWVSAGAAGGASDGTTETPEHAALEALITEQLNARAEARKARDFAKADQIRDTLAEAGITIEDGLQGSTWSLK; this is encoded by the coding sequence ATGGGAAACAGCCAAGAACCGCAGGATTTCAACATTTCCGTCATGCCTTCAAGCCTGACGCCGGTGCATGTCGCCAAGGCCGCAGAAGGCCTGAATCTGTATGACACCGCCTCGCACCAGGTCAGTCATTTCGTGCCGCTCAAGCCGGGCGAGGTCGGCATCTACGTGTGTGGCGCCACCGTGCAGTCTTCCCCGCATATCGGCCATATCCGTGCCGCCGTAGCGTTCGACATCGTGCGCCGCTGGTTCTTGAAGCTCGGATACAAGGTCACGTTCGTGCGCAATGTGACCGACATCGACGACAAGATTCTCGACAAGGCCGCAACCGCCGGTCAGCGCTGGTGGGCCCGCGCCTACTACTATGAGCGCGAATTCACCGAGGCGTACAACACGCTTGGCGTGCTGCCGCCCACCGTGGAGCCCCGCGCCACCGGCCATATGTCGGACATGATCGATCTGATTCAGCGCATTCTCGACAACGGCCATGGCTATGTGGTCACGGATGCGGATGGCAAGCCCACCGGCAACGTGTACTTCGACGTGGCCTCCTGGCCGCATTACGGCGAGCTGACCCACCAGAAGCAGACCGCCGAGGTCGATGAAGCAGCTGCCGTGGCCGACCGCATGGGCCCGTCCGTGGATGCCACCGGCGACGACAAATACAACCCCGTCGATCCGGCCGATGCCTCCCCCGACAAGCATGATCCGCGCGACTTTGCACTGTGGAAAGCTCCGAAGGATACCGACCCCGAGGACGCTCGCTGGTCAACCCCGTTCGGCGTGGGACGTCCGGGCTGGCATATCGAATGCTCTGCCATGTCCCATCGTTATCTGGGCGACGGATTCGACATTCACGGCGGCGGCTTGGACCTGCGCTTCCCGCACCATGAGAACGAGATGGCCCAGACCCGTGCGGCTGGCTACCCGTCCGCCGCACGCTGGATGCACTCGGCTTGGGTGACCGCCAAGGGCGAGAAGATGTCGAAGTCTCTCGGCACTGGCCTGTCCGTGCCGTCTGTGCTGGCTGAGAACTCCGCTTGGGTGGTGCGTTACGCGCTGGGTTCCGTGCAATATCGTTCGATGCTCGAATGGTCCGATCAGGCACTGGTCGAGGCTCAGGCCGCATACGACCGTGTCTCGAACTTCATCGAGCGTGCCGGCGTGGCCTTGGGTGGTCAACCGTCCCGCGAAGAGGTTACCGGCATATCCGCCGATGACCTGCCCACCGATTTCGTGGCCGCGATGAACGACGATGTCAACGTCTCCGGCGCGACCGCCGCGATTTTCACCACCATTCGTTCCGGCAATACGCTGCTCTCGCAGCTTGCCGATCGCGCCGATTCCGAGGCCGTGCAGGCCGAAGTGCGTGAGACGCTGCTCGCCGTGCGCGCAATGCTCGACACGTTGGGACTGGATCCGCTGGCCGAACCGTGGGTCTCTGCCGGAGCTGCCGGTGGTGCCAGCGATGGCACGACCGAGACCCCCGAGCACGCCGCATTGGAAGCGCTTATTACCGAACAGCTCAATGCCCGTGCCGAAGCCCGCAAGGCTAGGGACTTTGCCAAGGCCGATCAGATTCGCGATACGCTGGCCGAGGCCGGCATCACCATCGAAGACGGCCTGCAAGGCTCGACCTGGAGCCTGAAGTAG
- a CDS encoding type 1 glutamine amidotransferase: protein MATPQVLILQHVPWERPGRILSNLEDIGLETVTMNIVDKKKPDLPDFGELAGVVIMGGPMGALDYDKYPGLKAEAKLARAAVASGKPILGVCLGHQIIATALGAQLRKGDAPEIGFAPIKRVDKHDFFSMWDKQLTVLHWHNDVVGLPEGGQLLARSSSTKVQAFRLGSALGMQFHLEVCGSLLDEWLDEPSMVKDLKAAGGSKSQLREQFAQYDQLLHPLAEQVFSGFAARCNSYAQTLGK from the coding sequence ATGGCCACACCACAAGTGCTCATTTTGCAACATGTCCCATGGGAACGTCCGGGACGCATATTGTCGAACCTCGAAGACATCGGTCTTGAGACGGTGACGATGAATATCGTCGACAAAAAGAAACCGGACTTGCCTGATTTCGGCGAACTGGCTGGCGTGGTAATCATGGGTGGACCTATGGGAGCGCTTGATTACGACAAGTATCCGGGGCTGAAGGCGGAAGCCAAGTTGGCACGTGCCGCCGTGGCTTCAGGCAAGCCGATTCTCGGTGTATGCCTGGGGCATCAGATTATCGCCACTGCGCTTGGTGCGCAGCTGCGCAAGGGCGATGCGCCGGAGATTGGGTTCGCGCCGATCAAGCGTGTGGACAAGCATGACTTCTTCTCCATGTGGGATAAGCAGCTGACGGTGCTGCACTGGCATAACGACGTGGTGGGTTTGCCCGAGGGAGGCCAGCTGCTGGCGCGTTCGTCTTCCACCAAGGTGCAGGCATTCCGACTGGGATCCGCGCTGGGCATGCAGTTCCATCTTGAGGTGTGCGGCTCGCTGCTGGACGAATGGCTGGATGAGCCGAGCATGGTCAAGGATCTCAAGGCCGCGGGTGGGTCCAAGTCCCAATTGCGCGAGCAATTCGCCCAATACGATCAGCTACTGCATCCGCTCGCCGAGCAAGTGTTCTCCGGTTTTGCGGCCCGCTGCAACTCCTACGCTCAGACGCTGGGCAAATAA
- a CDS encoding type II restriction enzyme translates to MEDKANKAWTDLIQEYQIDNAIKQHGEFIIQAKDIKKYREPRLMAKWDSSESLPTILKKSDINILPVSRSAYVLSNFKLYQPFPENDINTVKYVPPLPLESIDFNNLSTESNAINAMLITGILDDFLGTNNTVETFNGRMGTNDFSFTVNLTNGGKRQVDVQSAQLEIDGGFENDDSIIIMEAKNVPHPDFHIRQLYFPYRLWCERVRKPIRLVFSQYIDSIYHLYEYEFAKEDDYSSIHLIQQRNYSFQSSAISWDDIQRIIDSNSPEIDDNYDDTSIPFIQADLFTRLISLIEQLDKVPNMTSAEIASSMEFDIRQASYYSSAGEYLGVIERPLRGHSQLSLTGIKLMRLKLRERRLELIKLIVRHNIFHDLLSQIIDTGEFPSREAIIDRMRRYNVCKDATTLYRRASSVSGWLRWIVTLPDTTEEFE, encoded by the coding sequence ATGGAAGATAAAGCCAATAAAGCTTGGACCGATCTGATACAGGAATATCAAATAGATAATGCAATAAAACAACATGGGGAATTCATCATACAGGCTAAGGATATTAAGAAATATCGAGAGCCACGACTTATGGCAAAATGGGACTCGAGCGAAAGTCTTCCTACGATATTAAAGAAATCTGATATCAATATATTACCAGTCTCCCGTTCTGCTTACGTGCTTTCCAATTTCAAGCTGTATCAGCCATTCCCGGAAAATGATATAAATACAGTAAAGTACGTCCCTCCCTTACCACTGGAATCTATTGATTTCAACAATCTGTCCACTGAATCCAATGCGATCAATGCAATGCTCATCACTGGTATACTTGATGACTTCTTAGGCACAAATAATACAGTGGAAACTTTCAATGGTCGAATGGGAACTAATGATTTCTCATTTACTGTCAATCTCACCAACGGCGGCAAGCGGCAGGTGGATGTCCAGAGCGCTCAACTGGAGATCGACGGAGGATTTGAAAACGATGATTCCATAATTATTATGGAGGCAAAGAATGTACCTCATCCAGATTTTCACATAAGGCAATTGTATTTTCCATATCGATTGTGGTGTGAACGCGTAAGGAAACCAATCCGTTTGGTCTTTTCGCAGTATATCGATTCAATATATCACTTATATGAATATGAATTTGCTAAAGAGGATGATTATTCGTCAATTCATCTAATTCAACAGAGAAATTATTCTTTTCAGTCTTCTGCAATTTCATGGGACGACATACAAAGAATTATCGATTCGAATTCACCAGAAATAGACGACAATTACGACGATACATCGATACCATTTATTCAAGCAGATTTATTCACACGGTTGATTTCCCTAATAGAACAATTAGATAAAGTACCCAATATGACTTCTGCTGAAATTGCATCATCTATGGAATTTGACATTCGTCAAGCATCATATTATTCATCGGCAGGAGAATATCTCGGAGTAATCGAGAGACCGTTGCGAGGTCATTCACAACTTTCCTTGACAGGCATCAAATTAATGCGCTTGAAACTTCGCGAACGCAGATTAGAGCTCATTAAGTTAATCGTCAGACATAACATTTTTCACGATCTTCTTTCGCAAATCATCGACACTGGGGAGTTCCCCTCTCGCGAAGCTATAATTGATAGGATGAGGCGCTATAATGTTTGTAAAGATGCAACTACTCTATATCGTAGAGCTTCCAGCGTCTCTGGCTGGCTACGATGGATAGTCACGCTTCCCGATACTACTGAGGAATTTGAATAA
- a CDS encoding DNA adenine methylase, giving the protein MAKKILLKPVLKWVGGKRQLLDQILPLIPESSTYVEPFVGGGAVLLAKQPENAIINDYNSELINVYECVRDHTDELLDLLHSHAEKNSSDYFYSIRAQDREPNFKERSPVQRAARIIYLNKTCFNGLYRVNSAGQFNSPYGRYNNPAIENRPAIRALAKYLSGNIKILCGDYELALQNLDKDSFVYLDPPYMPISSSASFTGYTEGGFDYNEQLRLKNNCDKLASQGIKFLESNSDCEEIRELYKDYKIISVSANRSINSRADRRGAIKEVLIDGR; this is encoded by the coding sequence ATGGCTAAAAAAATACTCCTAAAACCCGTTCTCAAATGGGTTGGAGGTAAAAGACAACTTTTAGATCAGATTTTGCCTCTAATACCAGAATCCTCAACATATGTAGAGCCCTTCGTAGGCGGTGGAGCTGTTCTCCTGGCAAAACAACCAGAGAATGCTATCATCAACGATTACAACAGTGAATTAATAAATGTGTACGAATGCGTACGAGATCACACTGATGAATTACTTGATCTCCTTCATAGCCATGCTGAAAAAAATAGTTCAGATTATTTTTATTCTATAAGAGCACAAGATCGCGAACCAAATTTTAAAGAAAGAAGCCCAGTGCAACGCGCCGCAAGAATTATCTATTTGAATAAAACATGTTTTAACGGCTTATACAGGGTCAATTCTGCCGGACAATTCAATTCTCCATATGGTCGCTACAATAACCCAGCAATAGAAAATAGACCAGCCATACGAGCATTAGCAAAATATCTGTCCGGAAATATAAAGATATTATGTGGCGATTACGAATTAGCCCTGCAAAATCTTGATAAGGATTCGTTTGTATATTTAGACCCTCCATATATGCCCATATCATCCTCTGCATCCTTTACCGGTTATACAGAGGGAGGATTCGATTACAACGAGCAATTGCGTCTAAAAAATAACTGCGACAAGCTTGCGTCGCAGGGAATCAAATTCCTCGAATCAAATTCGGATTGTGAAGAAATCAGAGAGCTATATAAAGATTACAAAATCATCTCTGTATCAGCGAATCGTTCGATTAATTCTAGAGCCGACCGACGAGGAGCAATTAAGGAAGTACTAATCGATGGAAGATAA
- a CDS encoding ABC-F family ATP-binding cassette domain-containing protein has product MPTYDIGLEHVSLAFATKTIFTDVTQGVFEGDRIGIVGKNGDGKSTLLHLFRGTQEPDSGRVTKRGGLTFGMLDQRDPLDDNATIREAALEGRADYEWASDNTSREIVEALLGGMSLDAKVGSLSGGQRRRADLARLLLKDWDILALDEPTNHLDVVTIHWLAEHLKNRWSKGQGVLLLVTHDRWFLDEVCESMWEVHDGVIEPFEGGYSAYMLQRVERDRQADVRETKRRNLARKELAWLSRGARARSTKQKFHVKAARELIADVPPMRNTVELKQMATSRLGKQVVDLINVTQIFEHTQGMAEIDPDVAALADSASRVDVVNAMYAEPQLHGSVEVAVTDMDDPRLVDAGVPEAIEAAAKAREAEANAPSDIEREVRRQNTGGETIGSDALDEEAATSAARKVTVSGREILDDVTWLIGPGDRFGIVGANGAGKSTLLKLIDGTLTPTVGHVNIGKTVKFAVLSQRLDELEKLGQYKIKEVLSRYKPSYIVEGKEVTPGQLMERLGFESAQLMTPIRDLSGGQKRRMQLLLILLDEPNVLIMDEPGNDLDTDMLAVMEDLLDTWPGTLIVVSHDRYLLERVTDQQFALIGGKVRHLPGGVQDYLDMVEDLKNGKGLPEDRAGFAGTGGSSAKRGAQGKGSAAESLPQSTSSEGAQDSAEPKLSGKAFHEASKRVNAIERKLAKLEEQKSDLEAQMASHDPSDYEGLNKLNEQLTAVNSESDDLEAEWLELSEQLE; this is encoded by the coding sequence ATGCCGACTTATGACATTGGACTGGAACACGTTTCGCTCGCCTTCGCCACCAAAACCATCTTCACCGATGTGACCCAAGGTGTATTCGAGGGCGACCGTATCGGCATTGTCGGTAAGAACGGCGACGGCAAATCCACGTTGCTTCACCTGTTCCGCGGCACCCAGGAGCCGGACTCCGGCCGCGTGACGAAGCGCGGTGGACTCACCTTCGGCATGCTCGACCAGCGCGATCCACTTGACGACAACGCCACCATCCGCGAAGCCGCATTGGAAGGCCGCGCGGACTACGAATGGGCGTCCGACAACACCTCGCGCGAGATCGTGGAAGCCCTGCTCGGCGGCATGAGCCTGGACGCCAAGGTCGGATCCCTGTCCGGCGGCCAACGTCGCCGCGCCGATCTGGCTCGACTGCTGCTTAAGGACTGGGATATTCTCGCGCTCGACGAGCCCACCAACCATCTTGATGTGGTCACCATCCACTGGTTGGCCGAGCACCTGAAGAACCGTTGGTCCAAAGGTCAGGGCGTATTGCTGCTCGTCACCCACGACCGTTGGTTCTTGGACGAAGTGTGCGAATCCATGTGGGAGGTTCACGACGGCGTGATTGAGCCGTTCGAAGGCGGGTATTCGGCATACATGCTGCAGCGCGTCGAGCGCGATCGTCAGGCCGACGTGCGCGAGACGAAGCGCCGCAATCTGGCACGCAAGGAGCTTGCATGGCTGTCCCGCGGCGCCCGCGCTCGCTCCACCAAGCAAAAGTTCCACGTCAAAGCCGCCCGTGAGCTCATCGCCGATGTGCCGCCGATGCGCAACACGGTTGAGCTCAAGCAAATGGCCACCTCCCGCCTTGGCAAGCAGGTGGTCGACCTCATCAACGTCACACAGATTTTTGAACACACGCAGGGCATGGCCGAGATAGACCCGGACGTGGCGGCGCTTGCCGACTCGGCCTCACGTGTGGACGTGGTGAACGCCATGTATGCCGAGCCGCAGCTGCATGGTTCCGTTGAGGTGGCCGTCACCGATATGGACGATCCCCGATTGGTTGATGCGGGTGTGCCCGAAGCCATCGAGGCCGCGGCCAAGGCGCGTGAAGCGGAGGCCAATGCGCCGAGCGACATCGAGCGTGAGGTTCGCCGCCAGAACACCGGTGGCGAGACCATCGGCAGCGATGCCCTTGACGAGGAAGCCGCGACATCCGCCGCACGCAAAGTCACCGTGTCCGGCCGTGAGATTCTCGATGACGTGACATGGCTGATCGGTCCGGGCGACCGTTTCGGCATCGTCGGCGCTAATGGTGCCGGCAAGTCCACGCTGCTCAAGCTCATCGATGGCACGCTTACCCCGACCGTGGGCCACGTGAACATCGGCAAGACCGTGAAGTTCGCCGTTCTTTCCCAGCGTTTGGACGAGCTGGAGAAGCTGGGCCAGTACAAGATTAAGGAAGTGCTGAGCCGCTATAAGCCCAGCTACATCGTGGAGGGTAAAGAAGTCACTCCGGGCCAGCTTATGGAGCGGCTTGGCTTTGAGTCCGCACAGCTGATGACGCCGATTCGTGACCTGTCCGGCGGCCAAAAGCGCCGCATGCAATTGCTGCTGATTCTGCTGGATGAGCCGAATGTGCTCATCATGGACGAGCCCGGCAACGATTTGGATACTGACATGCTCGCTGTAATGGAAGACCTACTCGACACCTGGCCGGGTACCCTGATCGTGGTTTCCCACGACCGTTACCTGCTTGAGCGCGTCACTGACCAGCAGTTCGCATTGATCGGCGGCAAGGTGCGCCATCTGCCTGGTGGCGTGCAGGATTACCTTGACATGGTTGAGGACCTCAAGAACGGCAAGGGGCTTCCGGAGGATAGGGCCGGCTTTGCTGGGACTGGTGGGTCATCGGCCAAGCGTGGGGCACAGGGTAAGGGTTCTGCGGCTGAGTCTCTCCCTCAGTCGACTTCTTCGGAGGGAGCTCAAGATTCGGCTGAGCCAAAGCTGAGCGGCAAGGCATTCCATGAGGCGTCCAAGCGTGTGAACGCCATCGAGCGCAAACTTGCCAAGTTGGAAGAACAGAAATCCGACCTCGAGGCGCAGATGGCCAGCCATGACCCGAGCGACTACGAAGGCCTCAACAAGCTCAACGAACAGCTCACCGCAGTCAACAGCGAAAGCGATGACCTCGAAGCCGAATGGCTCGAGCTCTCCGAACAGTTGGAGTAG
- a CDS encoding type II toxin-antitoxin system VapC family toxin, whose amino-acid sequence MIILDTNVISEIIKKQPDEHVANWLRNQDTSNLATTAITVAELLAGICQMPEGKRRKYTDTTIKLELMTLADRTFAFDTQAAANYATIFIGRERRGKPTSIQDAMIAAIARSWGASVATRNTKDFEGTGVELINPWEYKG is encoded by the coding sequence ATGATTATTTTGGACACCAACGTCATCAGCGAAATCATTAAGAAACAGCCAGACGAGCACGTTGCCAATTGGCTGAGAAACCAAGATACAAGCAATTTGGCGACCACTGCCATCACCGTAGCCGAGTTGTTGGCCGGAATATGTCAAATGCCTGAGGGCAAACGACGAAAGTACACGGACACAACCATCAAGCTTGAGCTTATGACCTTAGCAGATAGAACATTCGCATTCGACACCCAAGCAGCTGCCAATTATGCAACCATCTTCATTGGACGCGAGCGCAGGGGCAAACCTACAAGTATCCAAGATGCCATGATTGCGGCAATTGCCCGCTCTTGGGGAGCAAGTGTGGCCACACGTAACACCAAGGACTTCGAAGGCACCGGCGTGGAACTCATCAATCCTTGGGAATACAAAGGCTAA
- a CDS encoding FitA-like ribbon-helix-helix domain-containing protein, which produces MATLTIRKIPDEQIQQLKEVAEKNNRSMESQVRSILEEWLAGTVAHEMTRKTNFYDEIREFMEKIDFDGLEEGEIPAPERNPDDSRPPVTFE; this is translated from the coding sequence ATGGCAACACTGACCATCCGAAAAATACCCGATGAACAAATTCAACAGCTCAAGGAAGTGGCCGAAAAGAACAATCGCTCCATGGAATCTCAGGTGCGGTCCATTCTTGAAGAATGGTTGGCCGGCACGGTGGCACACGAAATGACACGAAAGACCAATTTTTATGACGAGATCCGTGAATTCATGGAAAAAATAGATTTTGATGGGCTCGAAGAAGGAGAGATTCCAGCGCCTGAACGAAATCCTGATGATTCCCGACCACCAGTGACCTTTGAATAG
- the ilvN gene encoding acetolactate synthase small subunit, with translation MATNYPASRPGSERHTLSVLVENRPGVLARIAGLFARRAFNINSLSVSPTERPDISRVTVTADVEAVPLEQIIKQLNKLLHVLKIVELDPNSTVERELVLIKVSADQSNRSDVLEIVRLFRVRVVDVNPESLTIEATGAEGKIDALLGLLEHYGVIELVRSGAVAVTRGPHALSEKVVGSEVTGR, from the coding sequence ATGGCTACTAACTATCCTGCATCTCGTCCCGGTTCCGAGCGTCATACACTCTCTGTTCTGGTGGAGAACCGCCCAGGTGTGCTGGCCCGCATCGCCGGCTTGTTCGCCCGCCGCGCGTTCAACATCAACTCTCTGTCCGTCTCCCCCACCGAGCGCCCGGACATCTCCCGTGTCACGGTGACCGCCGACGTGGAGGCTGTGCCGCTCGAGCAAATCATCAAGCAGCTCAACAAGCTGCTGCACGTGCTGAAGATTGTGGAACTTGACCCGAATTCCACCGTGGAGCGCGAGCTGGTGCTGATCAAGGTGTCCGCCGATCAGTCCAACCGTTCCGACGTACTGGAGATTGTGCGCCTGTTCCGCGTGCGCGTAGTGGATGTGAACCCGGAATCGCTGACCATCGAGGCGACTGGCGCTGAAGGCAAGATCGACGCTCTGCTGGGGCTTCTGGAGCATTACGGCGTCATCGAGCTGGTTCGTTCCGGCGCAGTCGCCGTAACCCGTGGCCCGCACGCCTTAAGCGAAAAGGTCGTCGGCTCCGAAGTCACCGGTCGCTGA